In the Hydrogenimonas thermophila genome, TGTATTGTCTATATTTTTTGTAGTTTTATAATCAATCAAACGAACAACAGTTTCACCCAGATCAACTCTATCTATTTTACTGCTAAGTTCAAACCCAAAATATTCACTACTGCACCACTTCTCTATGCACTCCTGTTTAAAACCTTTTAGTGACTCAAAATCTATTTCACAAAATTTTTGAAGTTTTGGCTCCCACTCTAAAGATATTTCAAATCTCTGCAAAGGAGAAGTTGTAGACTTATAGAGAGTGTCCATCACAAAAGCGTGGTAATCTTTATGAGAGCTAAACATATTTTTTTGGTTTACAGCCTCTTCTAGTGCTGAATGGATCAGCGTTCCAATATTTACATCACCTGATTCAACCTCATTCTCTATCTTTAATTGATACTTATAATAGAAACGACGCAAACATACAAGATAGTCTTTAAGCCTTGAAGGAGTCAATTTTGGCTCTTCTAAAAAGAGATTTTTAGCAACTATTGGCACATCTTCAAGCTTAGGAATCTCTGTTGATGGTGCAATTATGGCACGATAGAGTTCATCTTGCACCTTAGACTCTTTTAAACCTAGCTCAAAAAGAAAACGACTTGGTAGACTCTCTTCACTTTTTACATAACTTATAGCTACTCTTTTACTATTTTGAAGCAGTCGATAGTAGTAGTTTTTTTGTAAATTCTCTTTATCTTTTCTTGTAGGCATTCCTGCATGTTTTCTGATAGTTGAATTTAAAAATAGATCTTTTTCATCAACTTTTGGAACAATATCTTCATTAAAATCTACAATTACAACACCATCAAACTCTTTTCCTCTGCTCTCAAGAACTCCCATAACTGTAATGCGTCCACCACCTACATCGTCTATCTGTTTATCCTCTAAACGTTGCAACCAGCTGTGAAGCAGATGAAGAGGTTTTACATCCTCTAAAAGAGGTGCAAACCGTTTAAACATAAACAACTCTTCATCTATAATCTCTAACTCTTTTACAGTTGACGGCAGATTTTGCAAAAACTCTATAAAACTTTCAAATCCATCTACCTGTTCAAAACTATTGGCAATATCGCTTCCTACTATTTTTGCCTTTGCACTCTCTTTTGCATCAGTCAATGCATCATACAGATCAGCCAATCTTCTGTAGTAACTGCTTTGAACAAATGGAGTTCCCATAGCATAGTTAAAGTTTTTTACACTATCAAATAGTTTAAGATACTCTGAAAAACTCTCATCAGGCACAATTACAGCAACATTGTCAGGGTTGGCTCCATCCTCTATAAACTGTTCAACCTTTTTTAATACAAACGCAACCTGATTGATTCTCTCTTCAAAAGCAGATACCTCAATAGCATCTCGTTTTACTTTTGGTAGAAGTATTTTATTTATGATCTTTTTTCTCTGCCAGTCAAACTCAAAACTGTAATCGATTGGCAAAGACTCATCTATACCCAATCTATCTATAAGTTTTTTATTAAATGGAGTATAAGCAAAATGGATTTTTAGAGGTACTTTTAATCTTTGTAATACTCCTATCTCAAAACGGCTCAAATAGCCTTCTACAAAGAGTTCAATCTCTTCAAACTGCTCTAAAAAAGTTTCAGCTATTCTAAAATTTTCTATAGTGATTTTATCAACTAAGCCCTCTTCTTCAAGAAGTTCTTTATATCTGTTAAAAAGCTCTTTAAGTAAAACAAGGTGATCTTCAAAGTTGGCGTATGTATCGGCACTTCTAATAGTGTCAATATCAACCTGTTCTGCAAAGATCTCTTCATAAAAACGAAAAATAAAAGAGCTGTTTTGAATAAATGATAAAAAGTTTTTATCGAAACCCAGTTTACCAATATCAACACTTTTTGCAGCTTTATAGAGGAATAAAACACGTTCTGACTTATCAACAAAAACTTTTTCAGGTACAACAACACAACGCTTTAAAAACTCATCTATTGTATATAGTTTAGGTAAAATTGTATTGTCATGTTCAGATATAAAGTCACGAACCTGACGATGAGTAGAAAATACAAGGCATTTCACACTAAAAATCCTAATTTTTTAGTTAGTTTTATATGATCTTAGGATCAATAGAACACCAATTAATCCAGCTATAAAAGAGGCAAAGAAAATTCCAAGCTTAACAGCATCAATAATATTTTGATCTAAAAATGCAAGTTGTGTTATAAATATAGACATTGTAAAACCAATACCACCTAAAAAGCCTACTGCAACAATCTCACTCCACTTCAAATCATCAGGCTTTTGAGCAATTTTCAATTTATTGGCTAAATATGTAAAACCAACTATTCCTATTGGTTTTCCGATCACAAGTCCAAATAGAACGCCTAAAACTATTAACAAATTTTCTGATATTGCAGAAAAATTGAGCATAACACCTGCATTTGAAAAGGCAAATAGAGGCATAATAATAAATGCAGAAAGCCCATGTAGTTGATGCTCTAACTTTACCAATGGATTTTGTACTTTGTCATAGTTGTAAGCAATATCTTCAAGAGCATCTATTTGGTGATGATTGAGTATTGGTATGGTATCTATATGTTTTTCAAAAATATTAACAGACTCTCTGGTATTTTTTATAAACTCTTTTTCATCTACCTTTGAGCTTATTGGTATGGCAAAAGCTAAAAGAACACCGGCAATTGTTGCATGTACTCCAGCAGAGTGTATAAATATCCACAAAGCTATACCAAGCAGTAGATATGGTAAAAGCATAGTTACTCGTCTAATATTCAATAGCCATATCAAAAGATATGTCACAGCCACATATAAAAAATACTCTGTATGTATCTCATTTGTATATACAGTTGCTACAACAACTACAGCACCAAGATCATCAACTACTGCAAGAGCTACTAAAAAAAGTTTTAATGAAGGGTTTACTTTTTTACCTAAAAGCATCAATATTCCCAATGCAAAAGCTATATCTGTTGCCATTGGAATACCAAAGCCTTTTGGATTATCAGAGTTAAAAGCAATATAAATTAATGCAGGTATTATCATACCTCCAATAGCGGCAACAATAGGAAAACTTGCCTTTTTAATAGATGACAACTCCCCTATCAAAAGCTCTCTTTTTATCTCTAATCCAACCATTAAAAAGAAGAGAGCCATTAAACCATCATTGATCCAGTGCATTAGATCCATAGAGATAGTATGACTGCCTACCGTCACACCTAAAGGAGTATTCCATAATTTAAAATAACTCTCTCCAAAACTAGAGTTAGCAACTATTAACGCAGCTACTGTTGCTAAAAAGAGTAGAATACCACTGAATGACTCATCTTTGACAAATCTTTCTATCGCTTTAAAGTGTTTTACCATTTTCACCCTCATTTTAAAAAATATCCCAATTAATAGCGAGACTCTTGTGCTTGCACTCTCTGTGAGAAAGTCTCGACCCCTTATTCGGGGATGGGACTTCAGTCCCATAAATTATTTGGTTTTTCTTTTACTCAACCATTAAACTGGCTCAAAAATTCCTATTTCTCGATTTTTCTTTATTTTATCATATGGTAAAACTCTACCGTGCATAGCAATATAAACCCCAGGTTCTAAAAACTGCACAGATGAAATAGACATAACCAAATTTGCTGTAGCTTCAATAGGATCAATAGAGAATGGTACCATCGCACCGGTAAATACTACTCTTTTATCATTTGACTTTCCAAGCCATTCATCTAATGCTTTAGCACTTTTATCCATTGTATCAGTACCATGAACTATAACTATAGACTTTTCTGCAACTTTTGTAACTATTTCACAAAGCAGATCTCGATCAGCACTGTCCATCTCTAAACTATCTTTGTAGATAGTACCACTTATCTTTATTTCACATCCATGCCTCATTGAAGCAATTGCACTCTCTACTGCTAAATTATCTGTTGGAACAAAAAGTTTACCTTCAAGAGGATCATAACGCTTATTAAACGTTCCACCTGTATTGATTATTCTGATCACTTGATCAATCAATGTCATTCAAAAGAACTCCTATAATATCACTCATTGTAAGTATTCCATAAATTTCATTATTATCTATAACAAGAAGTCTCTTAATGCTATTTCTTACCATCATTCGTGCAGCATATTTCATATCTAGTTTTCTTGAGACAGATACAGATGGAGTAGATGCAATATCATATACATTTAACAAATCAATATCGCCATCTTCAGCAACAATGGACTGGAGTATATTTTTAAATGTAACAAGACCATATGCACCATTTTCAGAAGTCTTTTCGACAATAATCGCTTTCACCTTGTTTTTTTTCATAAGCATTAAAGCTTCACGTACTGGAGCCATAGGTGAAACTATTATCAATTTATCCTTAGGTGTCATTACCTCTTCTACTAACATTATAAACCTCCTCTAAAGTA is a window encoding:
- a CDS encoding CBS domain-containing protein; this translates as MLVEEVMTPKDKLIIVSPMAPVREALMLMKKNKVKAIIVEKTSENGAYGLVTFKNILQSIVAEDGDIDLLNVYDIASTPSVSVSRKLDMKYAARMMVRNSIKRLLVIDNNEIYGILTMSDIIGVLLNDID
- a CDS encoding asparaginase domain-containing protein; this translates as MTLIDQVIRIINTGGTFNKRYDPLEGKLFVPTDNLAVESAIASMRHGCEIKISGTIYKDSLEMDSADRDLLCEIVTKVAEKSIVIVHGTDTMDKSAKALDEWLGKSNDKRVVFTGAMVPFSIDPIEATANLVMSISSVQFLEPGVYIAMHGRVLPYDKIKKNREIGIFEPV
- a CDS encoding PD-(D/E)XK nuclease family protein; its protein translation is MKCLVFSTHRQVRDFISEHDNTILPKLYTIDEFLKRCVVVPEKVFVDKSERVLFLYKAAKSVDIGKLGFDKNFLSFIQNSSFIFRFYEEIFAEQVDIDTIRSADTYANFEDHLVLLKELFNRYKELLEEEGLVDKITIENFRIAETFLEQFEEIELFVEGYLSRFEIGVLQRLKVPLKIHFAYTPFNKKLIDRLGIDESLPIDYSFEFDWQRKKIINKILLPKVKRDAIEVSAFEERINQVAFVLKKVEQFIEDGANPDNVAVIVPDESFSEYLKLFDSVKNFNYAMGTPFVQSSYYRRLADLYDALTDAKESAKAKIVGSDIANSFEQVDGFESFIEFLQNLPSTVKELEIIDEELFMFKRFAPLLEDVKPLHLLHSWLQRLEDKQIDDVGGGRITVMGVLESRGKEFDGVVIVDFNEDIVPKVDEKDLFLNSTIRKHAGMPTRKDKENLQKNYYYRLLQNSKRVAISYVKSEESLPSRFLFELGLKESKVQDELYRAIIAPSTEIPKLEDVPIVAKNLFLEEPKLTPSRLKDYLVCLRRFYYKYQLKIENEVESGDVNIGTLIHSALEEAVNQKNMFSSHKDYHAFVMDTLYKSTTSPLQRFEISLEWEPKLQKFCEIDFESLKGFKQECIEKWCSSEYFGFELSSKIDRVDLGETVVRLIDYKTTKNIDNTVKDENDFQLLFYRLWAEANFPNRRIETIYWDIYGSKEVKVDTTPKKEQLAEIVNELKQRKEIDFTKTDDIKACKYCDYKVACGRDV
- the nhaA gene encoding Na+/H+ antiporter NhaA, translated to MVKHFKAIERFVKDESFSGILLFLATVAALIVANSSFGESYFKLWNTPLGVTVGSHTISMDLMHWINDGLMALFFLMVGLEIKRELLIGELSSIKKASFPIVAAIGGMIIPALIYIAFNSDNPKGFGIPMATDIAFALGILMLLGKKVNPSLKLFLVALAVVDDLGAVVVVATVYTNEIHTEYFLYVAVTYLLIWLLNIRRVTMLLPYLLLGIALWIFIHSAGVHATIAGVLLAFAIPISSKVDEKEFIKNTRESVNIFEKHIDTIPILNHHQIDALEDIAYNYDKVQNPLVKLEHQLHGLSAFIIMPLFAFSNAGVMLNFSAISENLLIVLGVLFGLVIGKPIGIVGFTYLANKLKIAQKPDDLKWSEIVAVGFLGGIGFTMSIFITQLAFLDQNIIDAVKLGIFFASFIAGLIGVLLILRSYKTN